Proteins from a single region of Parambassis ranga chromosome 16, fParRan2.1, whole genome shotgun sequence:
- the LOC114448298 gene encoding potassium channel subfamily K member 5-like, with protein MADKGPFLTSCIIFYLSIGAAIFQILEEQNWVSAKETYIQNKIDILRNNTCLTKEQLDTILQIVSNAAGQGVAITGDNHRNTWDWPNSVVFAASIVTTIGYGNVAPRTQCGRVFCILYGLCGIPLCLVWISELGSFFGDRAKRLSMVLIDKGVSVKKVQFTCTVVFLLWGLLLHLVIPPFVFMSVEKWSYLEGIYFSFITLTTVGFGDYVAGVNPNIDYPRLYRVCVELWIYMGLAWLSLFFSWNVHMVVKAHEVLKKRRHRHRRPPGQEPQPVEDNAQKPIKPHVIDIFNFLSERDDDYSTVIKQIGVMAKKRKPAENINRSKSCSDILATDIQTLDHSPRHRRMISISDVFMNAKADKDKGKQEDVQPLIQDMTTEPEPAIFMGTGMGDDKDSCEFENKGIVFTVPVEEAADEETIPHPGGGDTRFSISKVAEQSLSLDTDEKG; from the exons ATGGCTGATAAGGGTCCGTTTTTAACCTCTTGTATTATTTTCTACTTATCGATCGGAGCCGCGATATTTCAAATCCTTGAAGAGCAAAACTGGGTTTCAGCAAAAGAAACATATATCCAAAACAAGATAGACATCCTGAGGAACAACACTTGTCTGACAAAGGAACAGTTGGATACAATTTTGCAG ATAGTGTCAAACGCTGCGGGCCAAGGTGTGGCCATCACCGGAGACAACCACCGCAACACGTGGGACTGGCCCAACTCTGTGGTGTTCGCTGCCTCCATCGTCACCACTATAG GTTATGGTAATGTTGCTCCCAGAACACAATGCGGCCGTGTGTTCTGCATCCTGTACGGTCTGTGTGGGATCCCCCTGTGTCTGGTGTGGATAAGTGAGCTGGGTTCCTTCTTTGGAGACCGGGCTAAACGTCTGTCTATGGTTCTGATTGATAAAGGTGTTTCAGTG AAAAAGGTCCAGTTTACATGCACAGTTGTCTTCCTGTTATGGGGGCTGCTTTTGCACCTGGTGATCCCCCCATTTGTCTTCATGTCGGTAGAAAAGTGGAGCTACTTGGAAGGCATCTACTTTTCCTTTATCACCCTCACAACGGTTGGCTTTGGAGATTATGTGGCAG GTGTAAACCCAAATATAGACTACCCACGCCTGTACAGAGTGTGTGTAGAGTTATGGATCTACATGGGCCTGGCATGGCTGTCTCTGTTCTTCAGCTGGAACGTTCATATGGTAGTGAAAGCTCACGAAGTGCTGAAGAAAAGAAGACACAGGCACAGACGCCCCCCTGGTCAGGAGCCTCAGCCGGTGGAGGACAACGCACAGAAACCAATAAAGCCGCATGTCATCGACATTTTTAACTTTCTATCTGAGAGGGACGATGACTACAGCACTGTCATCAAACAGATTGGAGTGATGGCAAAGAAAAGGAAACCAGCAGAAAACATAAACCGCTCAAAGAGCTGCAGCGACATCTTGGCCACCGACATCCAAACCCTGGATCACTCGCCGCGGCACCGCCGTATGATTAGCATCAGCGACGTGTTCATGAACGCAAAGGCTGACAAGGACAAAGGGAAACAGGAGGACGTACAACCTCTAATACAAGACATGACAACGGAACCTGAACCAGCCATTTTCATGGGGACCGGCATGGGAGACGACAAAGACAGCTGTGAATTCGAAAACAAGGGCATCGTCTTCACTGTACCTGTTGAAGAGGCTGCAGATGAGGAGACCATACCGCATCCAGGCGGTGGTGACACTAGGTTTTCAATCTCCAAGGTAGCCGAGCAGAGTTTGTCATTGGATACAGATGAGAAAGGGTAA
- the LOC114448300 gene encoding serum paraoxonase/arylesterase 2-like: MAVSKKVVLTAVVAAFAAFVGHSYLSLQRLMLTNREVPVKHLNCHYLQNIEYGAEDITILKDGLAFLSTGLKFPALPCFSDDPGKMFVMDLLHPKPIPVELQIKGELDLSSFNPHGISVYVDEADDSIYLFVVNHPQHKSQVEVFRFVEEDTLIHLKTISHPFLHSLNDVVAVGAESFYATNHRFFQNDALHMLMVILGMPWCDVVYYSPEEVRVAASGIMASNGINISPDKRYIYVSDIIDHEIDVFERKDGEQLVYIKSVDVGSLCDNIELDHKTGDLWLGCHPNINKLANYNPKDPPGSEIIKIKNIHSEQPVVSQEYTDDGRVIMASTVAAPYEGKLLIGSAFHKALMCTLR; the protein is encoded by the exons ATGGCTGTGTCGAAGaaagtggttcttacagctgttGTTGCTGCCTTTGCAGCGTTTGTTGGACATTCCTATCTCAGCCTGCA GAGACTTATGCTTACTAACAGAGAAGTGCCTGTGAAACACCTCAACTGTCATTATTTACAGAATATTg AATATGGAGCAGAGGATATCACAATACTTAAGGATGGACTGGCTTTCCTAAGTACG GGGTTGAAGTTCCCTGCATTACCATGTTTCTCTGATGACCCGGGAAAAATGTTTGTGATGGATCTGCTGCATCCAAAGCCAATCCCGGTGGAGCTGCAGATCAAAGGAGAGCTAGACCTGAGTTCGTTTAACCCACATGGCATCAGTGTATATGTCGATGAAGCAG ACGACTCTATCTACCTGTTTGTTGTCAACCACCCTCAACACAAAAGCCAAGTGGAGGTCTTCCGTTTTGTTGAAGAGGATACGCTCATTCACCTAAAAACTATCAGCCACCCCTTCCTCCACAG TCTGAATGATGTTGTCGCAGTTGGAGCGGAGAGCTTCTATGCCACAAACCATCGCTTCTTTCAAAATGATGCACTTCACATGCTGATGGTCATTCTGGGCATGCCTTGGTGTGACGTGGTGTACTACAGCCCAGAGGAAGTGAGGGTGGCAGCCAGCGGCATCATGGCCTCAAATGGCATCAACATTTCTCCCGACAAACG GTATATATACGTGTCTGACATCATAGACCATGAGATAGATGTCTTTGAGAGAAAAGACGGGGAGCAGTTGGTGTATATTAAG TCTGTAGATGTTGGATCCCTCTGTGATAACATAGAGCTGGACCACAAGACAGGTGACCTGTGGCTGGGATGTCATCCAAATATCAACAAGCTAGCAAACTACAACCCTAAAGATCCACCTGGCTCTGag ATCATCAAGATCAAAAACATCCACTCAGAGCAGCCTGTGGTGAGTCAGGAGTACACTGATGACGGCCGTGTGATCATGGCCTCCACTGTAGCAGCTCCCTATGAGGGAAAGCTGCTTATTGGCTCTGCCTTTCATAAAGCCCTTATGTGTACTTTAAGATAG
- the LOC114448608 gene encoding serum paraoxonase/arylesterase 2-like, with amino-acid sequence MGKFGFISLIVAVLAVLFGERIINLRKRTLASRELEQNHLPNCVPLKNLDHGSEDITILGNGLAFISTGLKYPGLPSSDVTGKIYYLNLQDPRIKPVELRMPWNFDLESFNPHGISLYTDPSDNAVYLFVVSHPEHKSQVELFKFVEDDFSLVHLKTIKHELLYSVNDIVAVGVESFYATNDHYFSHELLKGLVEPILAQPWGNVVYYSPQDVKVVSEGFYFANGINISPDKRHVYVVDLFDHNVHVLERKEDNGLASVKSVSVGSLCDNVEVDSESGDLWLGCHPNAWKAFMFDPKDPPGSEVIRIKNIHSDQPVVTQVYADDGHVIMGSSVAAPYEGKLLIGSVFHKALCCDLQ; translated from the exons ATGGGAAAGTTCGGTTTTATCTCGCTAATAGTAGCCGTGTTAGCAGTGCTGTTTGGGGAGAGGATTATTAACCTGAG GAAGAGGACGCTGGCTTCCAGGGAGCTGGAGCAGAACCACCTTCCCAACTGTGTGCCACTCAAAAACCTGG ATCATGGGTCAGAGGATATAACGATCCTTGGAAACGGACTTGCCTTCATCAGCACT GGTCTGAAGTATCCTGGACTACCATCCTCAGATGTTACAGGAAAGATCTACTACCTCAATCTCCAAGATCCTCGGATAAAGCCAGTGGAGCTGCGTATGCCCTGGAACTTTGACCTTGAGTCCTTCAACCCTCATGGCATCAGTCTCTACACTGATCCAAGTG ATAATGCAGTATACCTGTTTGTTGTCAGTCACCCTGAACACAAAAGCCAAGTAGAGCTGTTCAAATTTGTGGAGGATGACTTCTCCCTGGTGCATCTGAAAACCATAAAGCATGAACTTCTCTACAG TGTGAATGACATCGTGGCAGTGGGAGTGGAGAGCTTCTATGCCACCAATGATCACTACTTTTCACATGAACTTCTTAAAGGTCTGGTGGAGCCTATTCTGGCTCAGCCTTGGGGTAATGTTGTGTACTACAGTCCTCAGGATGTAAAAGTGGTCTCTGAGGGTTTTTACTTTGCAAATGGAATAAACATCTCTCCAGACAAAAG GCACGTATATGTGGTGGATCTATTTGACCACAACGTTCATGTGTTGGAGCGGAAAGAAGACAATGGACTGGCCTCTGTGAAG TCCGTTTCCGTGGGTTCACTTTGTGACAACGTTGAAGTTGACTCCGAGAGTGGTGACCTTTGGTTAGGCTGTCACCCTAACGCATGGAAAGCGTTCATGTTTGACCCCAAAGACCCTCCAGGATCAGAG GTCATCCGCATCAAAAACATCCATTCCGATCAGCCAGTGGTGACTCAGGTGTACGCAGACGATGGCCATGTGATCATGGGCTCCTCTGTAGCGGCTCCCTATGAGGGGAAATTGCTCATCGGATCTGTGTTTCATAAAGCCCTGTGCTGTGATCTGCAATAG